Sequence from the Methanobrevibacter arboriphilus genome:
AATTTACTTTAAATTTATTTTAATTTTTTTCTTATCTTAAAAAATTTCTATCTTTAGATTATTATCTAGTTATATTTATTTTATTAGTTTTTTAGTAAATCTTAAATAGTTTTAATTAAAAATATTAGGATATAATTGTATTATTTTAATTATAAGAATTATAAAATTCATTAGTTAAAATAATTTAATAAAGATATAAATCAATAATAAAAATTAATCAAGACAATGTTTAGAAAAATAATATTTAGAAAGATAATATTTAGATATTTAATGATTTTTACTAAAAAATATCTTTTATTATCATGTTTCATAAATCTAATTGTGTAAAAATAAGGTGTGAATATGTGGTGGTTATACTTAATAATAGGAATAATTATAGTTATAATTCTTTTAGTTATAATGGGTTTATATAATGGTCTTGTTGGTGCAAGGAATAAGGTTAAAAATGGATGGGCTCAAATTGATGTTCAATTGAAAAGGAGGATAGATTTAGTTCCAAATCTAGTTGAAACTGTTAAAGGTTATGCAAGTCATGAAAAAACTGTATTCACTGATATTACTGAAGCAAGATCTAATTTAATGAATGCTGATTCTGTTAAAAAAGCTGAAGATGCTAATAATCAATTGACTGAAGCTATTAAATCTCTTTTTGCGGTAGCTGAAAATTATCCTGATTTGAAAGCTAGTCAAAATTTCCAAGATTTACAGATGCAATTATCTGAAACTGAAGATAAAATAGCATATTCTCGTCAGTTTTATAATGATACTGTTTTGATGTATAATAATAAGTGTCAGATGTTTCCATCAAATTTGATTGCTTCTTTATTCCATTTTAATGAAGCTGATTTCTTTGAAGCTAATGAATCTGATAAGGCAACTCCATCTGTTAAATTTTAGTATTTTTGATAAAGAGGTTTTTATCTATGGATAAAAAATCACTAATTCTTATATTTTTATTAGCTTTTATTTCTTTAGCTATTTTCACTAGTGTTAACTTTGCAGAGGATGGAGATAGAAGTTATTCTGTTCCATTTGCGAATATTAATTTGTATATTCAAGAAAATGGTAGTATTCATGTAGTTGAAACATTACACTATTCTTTTTCTGGAACTTATCGTGGGGTTAATAGGTATATTCCCTTGAAAACTGGAGAATCAATTGAAAATCTTAAAATAACTACGAAAGGTGCTTATTCTACATTTAATTCTAGTAGAAATGGTGATCAGGAAGATATAACTGTTTATTTATATTCAAATTCTGAAAAAACAATTCCTATTACTAATAAAAACGTTGAAGTAACTTATGAGTATGATTTTTTAAATGTTATCAATTTATACAATGATGGAGCTACTCTTCATTATACTTTATGGGGAAGTGGATGGGACTTTAATTTAGGTAAACTCAATACATATGTTCATTTAAACAATAACACGGGGGTAAAATATTGGTTGAACCCTTCTGACTTAGTTTTAAATGATAATTGGGATGGAAATACTGTTAGATCTACTTCTAATCCGATAAATTCTGGAGATCTTCTTGAATTAAGGATGGTTTTACCTAAAAATTATTTTAATGATCCAGCTTATGCTAAAATTAATGAAGGAAATGGTGTAGCTAGCTTTGAAAATATACAAAAGGAATATGAAGATGGAATAAATTTTTTTGGAGTATTTTATAATGTTTTAGCTATACTCATGATTCTAATAGCTATTATTCCTGTTTTTATATACTTCAAATATGGAAGAGAACCTAAAATCACATATCAAGGGATTTATGAACATGAGCCTCCTACTAAAGAATCTCCTGCTTTTGTAAATGCATTATATAAGGGTAATGTTGGTTCTGTAGATATGAATGCTTTTAAAGCTACGATTTTAAATTTAGTAAACAAAAAATATATTAAAATGGAAAATTTTGATGATAATTATTCTGCTAAATCAAAAAATGAAGATGAATCAAACAGTCCTTCTATAATTTTTGATGATAGTTTAGATAAGTCAAATCTTGAAAATTCCGAAAAAAGAGCTTTTGATGTTTTAAAAGTATTTGCAGATAATCAAAATAAGCTTGATTTACATAAGTTTGAAAATGATATGAAAGATGAGTTTCATGCTAAAAAGTTCAGAGAGTATTTCAAAACTTGGTCTAGTGATGTTGAATATGAAGCAAATAGTGGTATTGAAAAACTCTTTATTTCTAAAGGATATGATCTAGCTCGTATAGTAGGATTTATAGGAATTGCTTTATCAGGATTATTATTATTTTTAATATTAACTGGT
This genomic interval carries:
- a CDS encoding LemA family protein, which translates into the protein MWWLYLIIGIIIVIILLVIMGLYNGLVGARNKVKNGWAQIDVQLKRRIDLVPNLVETVKGYASHEKTVFTDITEARSNLMNADSVKKAEDANNQLTEAIKSLFAVAENYPDLKASQNFQDLQMQLSETEDKIAYSRQFYNDTVLMYNNKCQMFPSNLIASLFHFNEADFFEANESDKATPSVKF
- a CDS encoding DUF2207 domain-containing protein → MDKKSLILIFLLAFISLAIFTSVNFAEDGDRSYSVPFANINLYIQENGSIHVVETLHYSFSGTYRGVNRYIPLKTGESIENLKITTKGAYSTFNSSRNGDQEDITVYLYSNSEKTIPITNKNVEVTYEYDFLNVINLYNDGATLHYTLWGSGWDFNLGKLNTYVHLNNNTGVKYWLNPSDLVLNDNWDGNTVRSTSNPINSGDLLELRMVLPKNYFNDPAYAKINEGNGVASFENIQKEYEDGINFFGVFYNVLAILMILIAIIPVFIYFKYGREPKITYQGIYEHEPPTKESPAFVNALYKGNVGSVDMNAFKATILNLVNKKYIKMENFDDNYSAKSKNEDESNSPSIIFDDSLDKSNLENSEKRAFDVLKVFADNQNKLDLHKFENDMKDEFHAKKFREYFKTWSSDVEYEANSGIEKLFISKGYDLARIVGFIGIALSGLLLFLILTGFIPFNFVESLSNLFYASIFLIIVSIITVILPNHIFGRWTIEGRENEEKWNNFKKYLNDFSLIKEHPPSSIAIWNKYLVYATALGVAKSVQKAMEKLIPGEVLDSSDGYIFYSYGGTYLLFSSFDSGISTANSADSNSGGGGGFGGGSGGGGGGAF